Proteins from one Flavobacterium branchiarum genomic window:
- the gndA gene encoding NADP-dependent phosphogluconate dehydrogenase, whose product MNTFDFGIVGLGVMGRNLLLNIASQKFAAAGLDLDTEKVNSLQQEADSEHTLEATTDVKHFVELIKRPRAIMLLVPAGKPVDSAIQSLLPHLDEGDIIIDGGNTYFTDTDRRFLELSAKGIHFFGMGISGGEQGARFGPSMMPGGDKKAYERLRPIFEAIAAKVDGEPCVEYLGNGSAGNYVKMVHNGIEYGIMQLISEIYDLMKRGYNLDEDTIENTFNEWNQTDLKSFLIEITGAILKVKEPNGERLINIISDWAKSKGTGKWTSQNAMDLQVPVPTIDAAVFMRDMSKSKPERIEAATKLVWNDKQATVNAPEAISALKDALFFSILITYAQGLAQLRTASKEYNYELNLETVTKIWRGGCIIRADVLEDFRKAFATNPNLPNILLDTDIAAKFNATQAGIREVIQFAVQKGLPVAGLMNSLAYFDAYRSENLPTNMIQAQRDYFGAHTYERTDLPGTFHTQWND is encoded by the coding sequence ATGAACACATTTGATTTTGGCATTGTCGGACTCGGCGTAATGGGTCGTAACCTTCTTTTAAACATTGCCAGCCAAAAATTTGCTGCCGCAGGTTTAGATTTAGATACAGAAAAAGTCAATTCTTTACAACAGGAAGCTGACTCAGAGCATACATTAGAAGCAACAACAGATGTTAAACATTTTGTAGAGCTTATCAAGCGTCCAAGAGCAATTATGTTATTGGTACCTGCAGGTAAGCCTGTCGATAGTGCAATTCAAAGCCTTTTACCTCATCTGGATGAAGGTGATATTATAATAGATGGTGGAAACACTTATTTTACTGATACTGACAGAAGATTCCTTGAATTATCTGCTAAAGGAATTCATTTCTTCGGAATGGGAATTTCTGGAGGTGAGCAAGGAGCTCGATTTGGTCCTAGTATGATGCCTGGTGGTGATAAAAAAGCCTACGAAAGACTTCGCCCTATTTTTGAAGCTATTGCTGCCAAAGTAGACGGAGAACCATGTGTTGAATATTTAGGAAATGGTTCTGCGGGTAACTATGTAAAAATGGTTCACAACGGAATTGAGTACGGAATCATGCAACTTATTTCTGAAATTTATGACCTAATGAAACGTGGTTATAATCTTGATGAAGACACTATAGAAAACACTTTCAATGAGTGGAACCAAACAGATCTTAAATCATTCTTAATCGAAATTACAGGAGCTATCCTTAAAGTAAAAGAACCAAATGGAGAACGATTAATTAATATAATCTCTGATTGGGCTAAATCTAAAGGAACAGGAAAATGGACTTCTCAAAATGCTATGGATTTGCAAGTACCAGTTCCTACCATTGATGCGGCAGTTTTTATGCGTGATATGTCAAAAAGCAAGCCTGAAAGAATTGAAGCTGCTACCAAATTAGTTTGGAATGACAAACAAGCAACTGTAAACGCTCCCGAAGCGATTAGTGCCTTAAAAGATGCATTATTCTTTTCTATCCTAATTACTTATGCACAAGGATTGGCACAGCTTAGAACTGCTTCTAAAGAATATAATTATGAATTAAATTTAGAGACCGTTACAAAAATATGGCGTGGAGGTTGTATCATTCGTGCAGATGTTCTTGAAGATTTCAGAAAAGCATTTGCAACAAACCCTAATTTGCCAAACATTCTTTTAGATACTGACATTGCAGCTAAGTTCAATGCAACTCAAGCTGGTATTAGAGAAGTTATTCAATTTGCTGTTCAAAAAGGATTACCTGTAGCTGGGCTTATGAATTCATTAGCTTATTTTGATGCTTACAGATCTGAAAATCTTCCAACGAATATGATTCAGGCACAACGTGATTATTTTGGAGCACATACCTACGAACGCACTGATTTACCGGGTACTTTTCATACCCAATGGAATGATTAA
- a CDS encoding 5-fold beta-flower protein — MKKLLFFILTVGGIAITQAQTIESGNHSAIGYIKSDGKIENRNHSTAGYIKSDGRIENRNHSTIGYIKSDGRIENRNHSTVGYVKSDGTVQDRNHSTIGYIKSDGKVEDRNHSTIGYARGINKEWAAVVYFFFKFE; from the coding sequence ATGAAAAAACTACTATTTTTTATCTTAACTGTTGGAGGAATTGCAATTACCCAAGCGCAAACTATAGAATCTGGAAATCACAGCGCAATTGGTTATATTAAATCAGATGGGAAAATTGAAAACCGGAACCACTCCACAGCTGGTTATATTAAAAGTGACGGCAGAATCGAAAACCGCAATCACAGTACAATCGGATACATAAAAAGTGACGGTAGAATCGAGAACAGAAATCATTCTACAGTAGGTTATGTAAAAAGCGATGGAACTGTACAGGATAGAAATCATTCAACTATTGGCTACATAAAAAGTGATGGTAAAGTCGAAGATCGCAATCACAGTACAATTGGTTACGCTCGAGGTATAAATAAAGAATGGGCTGCTGTAGTTTATTTCTTTTTCAAGTTTGAGTAA
- a CDS encoding helix-turn-helix domain-containing protein, producing the protein MEKTIKLLIKGMVCDRCIYVLSDEFLKLDFEVAKIRLGEVILKVTDKKIDEQIIKTMLKKNGFDLLYSKNQKIINLIKKAVGKGIQKQLDTGESIKFSTLISSELRKEYDSLSILFSTSEGYTLEKYIISKKIEKVKELLVYTDQSMTEISNSLGYNTPAHLSNQLKKYTGFTSSYYKQIRRDKILIVQNNLCENNNL; encoded by the coding sequence ATGGAAAAAACCATAAAACTTCTAATCAAAGGAATGGTGTGTGACAGATGCATTTATGTTCTATCAGATGAATTTTTAAAATTAGATTTTGAAGTTGCTAAAATACGCTTGGGTGAAGTAATCCTTAAGGTGACAGATAAAAAAATTGATGAACAGATTATTAAAACGATGCTGAAAAAAAACGGATTTGATCTGTTGTATAGTAAGAATCAAAAAATAATAAATCTGATAAAAAAAGCAGTCGGAAAAGGTATTCAAAAGCAACTAGACACGGGGGAATCGATTAAGTTTTCAACGCTTATTAGTTCCGAATTACGTAAAGAATATGATTCTTTGAGCATCCTGTTTTCAACCTCTGAAGGATACACTTTAGAAAAATATATCATTTCAAAAAAAATAGAAAAGGTAAAAGAGCTATTGGTGTATACAGATCAATCGATGACAGAAATTTCTAATTCTTTAGGATATAATACGCCAGCACATTTATCCAATCAATTAAAAAAATATACTGGTTTTACTTCTTCTTATTATAAACAAATAAGACGCGATAAAATACTTATTGTACAAAACAATTTATGTGAGAATAATAATTTGTAA
- a CDS encoding heavy metal translocating P-type ATPase yields the protein MTTNRIKEIIYIPLENVDSEHCALIIEKGLAQVKGVETYKIELNNRRAAITVTDNEVVGDAVKAIKDLGYGVPTVKNSFPVLGMTCASCAGSAENIVKYESGVVDASVNFATGNLTVEYLPTITNSSKLQKAVQAVGYDLLIVDETKQQESLEAIHAEKFKKLKNKTIWAVILSLPVVAIGMFFMDIPYGNEIMWFFSTPVVLWLGKDFFINAWKQTKHRSANMDTLVALSTGIAYLFSVFNMLFMDFWHQRGLHAHVYFEAAAVVITFILLGKLLEEKAKGNTSTAIKKLMGLQPKTVMVILPDGTEKQMAIEDVTVGSIILVKPGEKIAVDGMVTSGNSYVDESMLSGEPVPVLKKENEKVFAGTINQKGSFQFKAVKVGKETMLAQIIKMVQDAQGSKAPVQKLVDKIAGIFVPIVIGIAILTFITWLVLGGENAVAQALMAAVTVLVIACPCALGLATPTAIMVGVGKGAENGILIKDAESLELARKVSAIVLDKTGTITEGRPQVTGVKWLDDKDATKDILISIEKQSEHPLAEAVVKNFEGLQTVVLSDFDSITGKGAKASYMGETYFVGNKKLLAENNITISNQLLGQADEWSKESKTVIWFTDSKQALAVIAISDKIKETSVEAIKQMQDMGIELYMLTGDNEATAKAIAEQTGIKHYKAEVLPQYKADFVKELQQQGKTVAMVGDGINDSTALATADVSIAMGKGSDIAMDVAKMTIISSDLTKIPQAIRLSKQTVLTIKQNLFWAFIYNLIGIPLAAGILYPINGFLLNPMIAGAAMALSSVSVVSNSLRLKWKK from the coding sequence ATGACGACGAATAGGATTAAAGAAATAATTTACATCCCTTTAGAGAATGTAGATAGTGAACATTGCGCATTAATAATAGAAAAGGGATTGGCACAGGTAAAAGGTGTCGAAACATATAAAATAGAATTAAACAACCGCAGAGCAGCCATTACTGTTACCGACAATGAGGTCGTTGGTGATGCTGTTAAGGCTATTAAGGATTTGGGATATGGTGTTCCAACTGTAAAAAACTCCTTTCCGGTTCTTGGAATGACTTGCGCATCTTGTGCTGGTAGCGCCGAAAATATCGTAAAATACGAATCGGGAGTTGTTGATGCTTCTGTAAATTTTGCTACAGGAAATCTAACTGTAGAATACCTTCCAACTATAACAAACTCGTCTAAGCTACAAAAAGCTGTTCAGGCTGTTGGTTACGATTTACTTATTGTAGACGAGACAAAACAGCAGGAATCATTGGAGGCTATCCATGCCGAAAAGTTCAAAAAATTAAAAAATAAAACCATCTGGGCAGTTATACTTTCGCTTCCAGTAGTAGCTATTGGTATGTTCTTTATGGATATCCCTTATGGTAATGAAATCATGTGGTTCTTTTCGACTCCTGTAGTTCTTTGGTTAGGTAAAGACTTCTTTATAAATGCATGGAAACAAACCAAGCACCGATCTGCTAATATGGACACATTAGTGGCTTTAAGTACCGGAATCGCTTATCTTTTTAGTGTATTTAATATGCTATTCATGGATTTCTGGCATCAACGTGGCTTACATGCTCATGTCTATTTTGAAGCTGCTGCCGTAGTTATAACATTCATTTTATTAGGTAAATTATTAGAAGAAAAAGCAAAAGGAAATACCTCAACAGCAATTAAAAAGTTAATGGGTTTACAACCTAAAACGGTGATGGTTATACTTCCTGATGGAACCGAAAAACAAATGGCTATTGAAGACGTAACTGTTGGATCTATAATATTGGTTAAACCTGGTGAAAAAATTGCCGTAGACGGAATGGTTACTTCTGGAAATTCATATGTTGATGAAAGTATGTTGAGCGGTGAACCTGTTCCTGTATTAAAAAAAGAGAATGAAAAGGTCTTTGCTGGAACTATAAACCAAAAAGGAAGTTTTCAATTTAAAGCAGTTAAGGTAGGTAAAGAAACCATGCTTGCTCAGATTATAAAAATGGTGCAAGATGCACAAGGAAGTAAAGCTCCTGTGCAGAAATTAGTAGATAAGATTGCTGGAATTTTTGTTCCAATTGTAATCGGGATAGCTATTCTTACTTTTATTACTTGGTTAGTGCTAGGTGGAGAAAATGCAGTGGCACAAGCCTTAATGGCTGCAGTTACTGTATTGGTTATTGCTTGTCCTTGTGCCTTGGGTCTTGCTACTCCTACTGCAATTATGGTTGGTGTTGGTAAAGGTGCCGAAAATGGTATATTGATTAAAGATGCTGAAAGTTTAGAACTAGCCAGAAAAGTCTCTGCAATTGTATTAGACAAGACTGGTACTATTACCGAAGGTAGACCTCAAGTTACTGGCGTAAAATGGCTAGATGATAAGGACGCTACAAAGGATATTTTAATCAGTATTGAAAAACAATCTGAACATCCTTTGGCGGAAGCCGTAGTAAAAAATTTCGAAGGGCTACAGACTGTCGTTTTATCTGATTTTGATAGTATTACTGGTAAAGGCGCAAAGGCATCTTATATGGGAGAAACCTATTTTGTTGGTAATAAAAAATTGTTAGCAGAAAATAATATCACTATTAGCAATCAATTATTAGGTCAAGCCGATGAATGGAGTAAAGAATCTAAAACTGTAATTTGGTTTACCGATAGTAAGCAGGCTTTAGCTGTAATTGCCATTTCTGATAAAATCAAAGAAACATCTGTTGAAGCTATCAAGCAAATGCAAGATATGGGTATTGAACTGTATATGCTTACAGGAGATAACGAAGCTACTGCAAAAGCTATTGCTGAACAAACTGGAATCAAACATTATAAAGCTGAAGTATTACCACAGTACAAAGCCGATTTTGTAAAAGAATTGCAACAACAGGGTAAAACTGTGGCGATGGTAGGTGACGGAATTAACGATAGTACTGCACTGGCAACTGCTGATGTAAGTATTGCTATGGGGAAAGGAAGTGATATCGCAATGGACGTAGCTAAAATGACTATTATTTCATCTGACTTGACAAAAATACCCCAAGCCATACGCCTATCTAAACAAACTGTACTAACAATTAAACAAAATTTATTTTGGGCATTTATTTATAATCTTATTGGTATTCCTTTAGCGGCCGGTATATTATATCCTATTAATGGATTCTTATTAAACCCAATGATTGCGGGTGCTGCAATGGCTTTAAGTAGTGTAAGTGTGGTAAGTAATAGCTTGCGTTTAAAGTGGAAAAAATAA
- a CDS encoding helix-turn-helix domain-containing protein: protein MNTLFVKNMVCNRCIMVVQDELEKLGLDYSNIKLGEVTLTKELTTEERTALENVLVPLGFEVIDDKKSRIIEKIKNIIIDLVHHQDNNSKTNLSDILSEKLHHDYNYLSNLFSEIEGTTIEKYFIAQKIEKIKELLVYDELTLSEIALRLNYSSVAYLSNQFKKVTGLTPSHFKQIREDKRKPLDKV from the coding sequence ATGAATACATTATTCGTTAAAAACATGGTCTGTAACCGTTGTATAATGGTTGTTCAAGATGAACTTGAAAAACTTGGTTTGGACTATTCTAATATTAAGTTGGGAGAAGTTACTCTCACAAAAGAATTAACCACTGAAGAAAGAACCGCATTAGAAAACGTATTAGTTCCATTGGGATTTGAAGTTATTGATGATAAAAAAAGTAGGATCATCGAAAAGATAAAAAATATTATTATCGATTTGGTACACCATCAGGATAATAATTCTAAAACCAATCTATCTGATATTTTGAGTGAAAAACTCCACCACGACTACAACTATCTTTCTAATCTGTTTTCTGAGATCGAAGGCACAACGATAGAGAAATATTTCATTGCTCAAAAAATTGAAAAAATAAAAGAGCTTTTGGTTTATGATGAATTAACGTTAAGCGAAATTGCATTGCGTTTAAACTACTCTAGTGTTGCTTATCTTAGTAATCAGTTTAAAAAAGTTACAGGATTAACTCCTAGCCATTTTAAGCAGATACGTGAAGATAAAAGAAAACCATTGGATAAGGTATAA
- a CDS encoding DUF2652 domain-containing protein produces the protein MIQEYTTQNETGIVIIPDISGFTDFVINTNMFIGKYITENLLKSIIYSNALRLEVSEIEGDAVLFYKFKDIPSFEETKTQIEVMYDNFKKEVAKLALELAIEIPLSLKIIVHYGAFTKYKIDRFEKLYGTPIVEAHKMLKNHIAKFPPYALFSEAFLQANFEQPAIATLEYDNCGNCIYLPEVGYIHYL, from the coding sequence ATGATACAAGAATATACTACTCAAAATGAAACAGGAATTGTTATAATTCCAGATATATCAGGCTTTACAGATTTTGTTATAAATACCAATATGTTTATTGGAAAATACATAACGGAGAATCTACTAAAATCAATAATTTACAGTAATGCACTTCGTCTTGAAGTTTCAGAAATTGAAGGAGATGCAGTGTTGTTTTATAAATTTAAGGATATTCCCTCCTTTGAGGAAACAAAAACTCAGATAGAAGTAATGTACGATAATTTTAAAAAAGAAGTAGCGAAGTTAGCATTAGAATTAGCGATAGAAATTCCTTTATCATTAAAAATCATTGTGCACTATGGAGCTTTTACCAAATATAAAATTGACAGGTTTGAGAAGCTTTACGGGACACCAATCGTAGAAGCCCACAAAATGCTTAAAAACCATATAGCCAAATTTCCTCCATATGCATTATTCTCTGAGGCATTTTTACAAGCTAATTTTGAACAACCAGCTATAGCAACTCTTGAGTACGATAATTGTGGAAACTGTATATACTTACCAGAAGTAGGTTACATTCATTATCTGTAA
- a CDS encoding Fur family transcriptional regulator, whose product MDRFEQKLLDRNIKPTSVRLLLFKTMTEFNKTFSLTDLETELETVNKSTIFRTLTLFHENLLIHSIDDGSGSMKYSICAVSCMCTLGELHVHFNCNRCHNTYCLESISIPPIQLPEKFLLESVNFVMKGICENCSKSF is encoded by the coding sequence ATGGATAGATTTGAACAAAAACTATTGGATAGGAATATAAAACCAACTTCGGTGAGGTTGTTACTATTCAAAACAATGACTGAGTTTAATAAAACTTTTAGTTTAACTGATCTTGAAACAGAATTAGAAACGGTTAATAAATCTACCATTTTTAGAACGTTGACTTTGTTTCACGAAAATTTACTTATTCATAGTATTGATGATGGCTCAGGATCTATGAAATATTCTATATGTGCTGTGTCTTGTATGTGTACACTAGGAGAGTTACATGTGCATTTTAATTGTAACCGTTGCCATAACACCTATTGCCTTGAGAGTATTTCTATACCGCCGATTCAACTTCCTGAAAAATTCTTATTAGAAAGTGTCAATTTTGTAATGAAAGGAATTTGCGAAAATTGTTCTAAGTCTTTCTAG
- a CDS encoding heavy metal translocating P-type ATPase gives MSKQCCSTAVYLKPQIEEGHQHNHDHSHGKNEKKGNHHEHSHGHDHDHSHDLEGKTTFQLFLPSTVSLILLLTGIGLDTYFPQDWFTGWVRLLWYIVAYIPVGLPVIKEAIESIRYKDFFSEFFLMVIATMGAFAIGEYPEAVAVMLFYAVGEVFQTLAVSRAKGNIKALLDQRPDEITLLKEGKLTVIKAEDAQIGDIIQLKPGEKLGLDGELISESASYNTAALTGESKPDTKSKGEAVLAGMINLNTVSQVKVTVAYSDSKLSKILELVQDATSQKAPTELFIRKFAKVYTPIIVFLSIAITLLPALFVTNYVFSEWLYRALVFLVISCPCALVISIPLGYFGGIGAASHNGILFKGSNFLDILANIQHVVIDKTGTMTEGVFKVQEVLINPEFNKDGILKMVNALESQSTHPVASAIHNYVGEVDSTISLLDTEEIAGYGLKSTVNGKELLVGNFKLLDKFNISYNANTNNILYTVIAISYDRKFAGYLTISDSIKEDAKKAIDKLHSMNIRVTMLSGDKSAVVAHVAKQLGIDSAFGDLLPEDKVNKVKEIKASSTSVAFVGDGVNDAPVIALSDAGIAMGGLGSDAAIETADVVIQDDMPSKIPMAINIGKQTKKIVWQNILLAFSIKGIVLVLGAGGLATMWEAVFADVGVALLAILNAVRIQRMKF, from the coding sequence ATGTCAAAGCAATGTTGTAGTACAGCTGTTTATTTAAAACCTCAAATAGAGGAGGGACATCAGCATAATCACGACCATAGTCACGGAAAAAACGAGAAAAAAGGAAATCATCATGAGCATAGTCACGGTCATGACCACGATCACAGTCACGACCTTGAAGGTAAAACTACATTTCAGTTATTTTTACCATCAACAGTTTCATTAATTTTATTGTTAACAGGGATAGGATTAGATACTTATTTTCCGCAAGATTGGTTTACGGGTTGGGTAAGATTATTGTGGTATATAGTAGCCTATATTCCAGTTGGGTTGCCAGTCATAAAAGAAGCTATTGAGAGTATTCGTTACAAAGATTTCTTTTCAGAGTTTTTTCTAATGGTAATTGCTACAATGGGTGCTTTTGCTATAGGTGAATATCCCGAAGCTGTGGCAGTTATGTTGTTTTATGCTGTGGGTGAAGTGTTTCAAACACTTGCTGTATCTCGAGCCAAAGGAAACATTAAAGCATTATTAGATCAACGCCCAGATGAGATTACCCTACTTAAAGAAGGTAAACTGACAGTTATAAAGGCTGAAGATGCACAAATTGGAGATATTATTCAGTTAAAACCAGGGGAGAAATTAGGACTTGATGGAGAACTTATTTCAGAAAGCGCTTCATACAATACCGCCGCACTTACAGGAGAAAGTAAACCAGATACCAAATCAAAAGGAGAAGCAGTATTGGCGGGTATGATTAACCTCAATACAGTGAGTCAGGTCAAAGTAACCGTTGCCTATTCTGATAGTAAGTTAAGTAAGATATTAGAATTGGTACAAGATGCAACAAGTCAAAAAGCACCAACAGAATTGTTCATTCGTAAATTTGCCAAGGTATATACACCAATTATAGTATTTCTTTCAATAGCCATTACATTACTACCAGCACTTTTTGTTACTAATTATGTGTTTAGCGAATGGTTATATAGAGCCTTGGTGTTTTTAGTTATTTCATGCCCTTGTGCGTTGGTAATCTCTATTCCGTTGGGCTATTTTGGAGGTATCGGAGCTGCAAGTCATAATGGGATTTTGTTTAAAGGCTCTAATTTCTTGGATATTCTGGCTAATATTCAGCATGTGGTAATCGATAAAACAGGAACCATGACCGAAGGTGTTTTTAAAGTTCAAGAAGTACTAATCAATCCCGAATTTAATAAAGACGGAATTCTTAAAATGGTTAATGCTCTCGAAAGTCAAAGTACACATCCAGTAGCCTCAGCTATTCATAATTATGTTGGAGAAGTAGATAGTACTATCAGTTTGTTAGATACGGAAGAAATTGCTGGATACGGACTCAAATCTACTGTTAATGGAAAAGAATTATTGGTTGGAAATTTTAAATTACTGGATAAATTTAATATCAGTTATAATGCTAATACGAATAACATTTTATACACAGTAATTGCTATTTCTTACGACAGAAAATTTGCTGGATATCTGACAATCTCCGATAGTATTAAAGAAGATGCAAAAAAGGCTATAGATAAATTACATAGTATGAACATTAGAGTTACGATGCTAAGTGGAGATAAAAGTGCAGTTGTAGCTCATGTTGCTAAACAATTAGGAATAGATAGTGCTTTCGGAGATTTACTTCCTGAAGACAAAGTCAATAAAGTTAAAGAAATCAAGGCCTCTAGTACCAGCGTTGCATTTGTGGGCGACGGAGTAAATGATGCTCCAGTAATTGCATTAAGTGATGCAGGTATTGCAATGGGAGGACTAGGGAGTGATGCTGCTATTGAAACTGCCGATGTAGTGATACAAGACGATATGCCTTCAAAAATTCCGATGGCAATAAATATAGGCAAGCAAACCAAAAAAATAGTTTGGCAAAACATACTATTGGCTTTTTCAATAAAAGGAATTGTATTGGTGCTTGGTGCTGGCGGACTGGCCACCATGTGGGAAGCTGTGTTTGCCGATGTAGGTGTTGCATTATTGGCTATATTAAATGCAGTGCGAATACAAAGAATGAAATTTTAA
- a CDS encoding heavy-metal-associated domain-containing protein: MENKNIQFKTTLNCGGCVAKVKSDLDNNEGIGQWNVDTDSSDKILTVQSEGITEDEIVAIIKSKGFKAEPIHV; the protein is encoded by the coding sequence ATGGAAAATAAAAATATTCAATTTAAAACAACCCTTAATTGCGGTGGATGTGTCGCTAAAGTTAAATCTGATTTAGATAATAACGAAGGTATCGGACAGTGGAATGTTGACACCGATAGCAGTGATAAAATCCTAACGGTACAATCTGAAGGGATTACAGAAGACGAAATAGTTGCCATTATTAAAAGTAAGGGCTTCAAGGCTGAACCAATTCACGTGTAA
- a CDS encoding bleomycin resistance protein, whose product MVKEIDNWAKLVPELIVRDLDKSLDFWCNIIGFSVAYDRPEEKFAYLNLNGAQIMLEQYNESDREWETAKLEVPFGRGINFQIEVEEMDTIIDKLALANWSLFIPVEVRWYAVNDVEFGQRQFLVKDPDGYLLRLIKDLGERPLIKEI is encoded by the coding sequence ATGGTTAAAGAAATCGATAATTGGGCAAAACTTGTTCCTGAGTTAATAGTAAGAGATTTAGATAAAAGTTTAGATTTTTGGTGTAATATCATTGGTTTTTCAGTAGCATATGATCGTCCAGAAGAAAAATTTGCCTATCTCAATCTTAATGGAGCTCAAATCATGTTGGAGCAATACAATGAATCGGATCGCGAATGGGAAACGGCAAAATTGGAAGTCCCGTTTGGGAGAGGAATCAATTTCCAGATTGAAGTAGAAGAAATGGACACAATTATTGATAAACTAGCCTTAGCAAATTGGTCTTTATTCATTCCTGTAGAAGTACGTTGGTATGCAGTAAATGATGTAGAATTTGGACAGCGTCAGTTCTTAGTAAAAGACCCCGATGGCTATCTTTTACGTTTAATAAAAGATTTAGGTGAACGCCCTTTAATAAAAGAAATATAG